One genomic region from Euzebya tangerina encodes:
- a CDS encoding copper resistance CopC family protein, with amino-acid sequence MFGVATTGPATAHTSLAAATPAIGGEVDVVTEIVLEYEGPLAEDETHAIRLLAPDEDTVIAEGDAELRSDRIIALAVDAELPGNGQYLVDWAIVAGDGDDQASRYAFTYTGASEPFQAEEQVDASAESQSQWSDVPYGVFVLGSAVVGLLLVLAGRRAVRSYVDNQPSEPPESRTR; translated from the coding sequence GTGTTCGGGGTAGCCACGACCGGTCCGGCCACGGCGCACACCTCCCTCGCCGCGGCGACCCCGGCCATCGGCGGTGAGGTCGACGTGGTCACCGAGATCGTGCTCGAGTACGAAGGGCCGCTGGCCGAGGACGAAACCCACGCGATCCGATTGCTGGCCCCCGATGAGGACACCGTCATCGCCGAGGGGGACGCCGAACTCCGCAGCGACCGGATCATCGCGCTGGCGGTGGACGCCGAACTGCCCGGCAATGGCCAGTACCTGGTGGACTGGGCCATCGTCGCTGGTGACGGCGACGACCAGGCCTCGCGCTACGCCTTCACCTACACCGGCGCCTCCGAGCCCTTCCAGGCCGAGGAGCAGGTCGATGCGAGCGCCGAGTCACAGTCGCAGTGGAGTGATGTGCCCTACGGCGTGTTCGTCCTGGGTAGCGCGGTCGTCGGTCTTCTGCTGGTTCTGGCCGGCCGTCGCGCGGTTCGGTCGTACGTCGACAACCAGCCGTCCGAGCCGCCGGAGAGCCGGACTCGCTAG
- a CDS encoding ammonium transporter, which produces MTLEELSNSTLILFIMLASVLVFLMHGGFAMLESGLSRQKNTANILMKNMMTLSLGFLTYFAVGFALMYGASAAGIVGTDGFFLTGFSEYEPLADSIAIDFLFQGMFAATAATIVSGAVAERMKLESYLVVVVVMTALIYPIVGAWKWGGGWLDGLGFYDFAGSTVVHMTGGVAALVGAAILGPRTGKYRPDGSPRAIPGHSMPLVVLGVLLLFFGWFGFNGGSVLALDGPVIAAVLVTTALAGSAGGVAAGFYTKLRYGKFDVGMTGNGILAGLVGITAGADVVNNLGAILVGLIAGVLVAVAVPIVDKKVDDPVGAVSVHGVCGALGTLWVGLFDVESGLVYGGGPDLFLSQLIGVVSVTAFVGLATAGLFLALKATMGLRVSEQEEYDGLDIHEHGVYGYPELALGAQAFPAGVSHEPIGEQAH; this is translated from the coding sequence ATGACGCTCGAAGAGTTGTCCAACTCGACCCTGATCCTATTCATCATGCTGGCCTCGGTGCTGGTCTTCCTGATGCACGGGGGCTTCGCGATGCTCGAGTCGGGACTGTCCCGGCAGAAGAACACCGCGAACATCCTCATGAAGAACATGATGACCCTGTCGCTGGGGTTCCTGACCTACTTCGCCGTCGGCTTCGCACTCATGTACGGCGCGAGCGCCGCCGGCATCGTCGGAACCGACGGCTTCTTCCTGACCGGGTTCAGCGAGTACGAGCCGCTGGCCGACTCGATCGCCATCGACTTCCTCTTCCAGGGGATGTTCGCCGCCACGGCCGCGACCATCGTGTCCGGTGCCGTGGCTGAGCGGATGAAGCTCGAGTCCTACCTCGTCGTGGTCGTGGTCATGACCGCGCTGATCTACCCCATCGTGGGGGCGTGGAAGTGGGGCGGCGGGTGGCTGGACGGCCTGGGCTTCTACGACTTCGCCGGCTCGACCGTGGTGCACATGACCGGTGGCGTCGCCGCCCTGGTGGGAGCTGCGATCCTCGGCCCACGGACCGGCAAGTACCGCCCCGACGGCAGCCCTCGGGCCATCCCGGGTCACTCGATGCCCCTGGTGGTCCTCGGTGTGCTGCTGCTGTTCTTCGGCTGGTTCGGCTTCAACGGCGGATCCGTCCTGGCGCTGGATGGCCCGGTCATCGCTGCGGTCCTGGTCACAACCGCCCTGGCAGGCTCCGCCGGTGGGGTCGCCGCGGGCTTCTACACCAAGCTGCGCTACGGCAAGTTCGATGTCGGCATGACTGGCAACGGGATCCTCGCGGGTCTGGTCGGGATCACCGCCGGTGCCGACGTGGTCAACAACCTCGGTGCGATCCTGGTCGGTCTGATCGCCGGTGTCCTGGTGGCCGTGGCGGTGCCGATCGTCGACAAGAAGGTCGACGACCCCGTCGGTGCGGTCAGCGTCCACGGCGTCTGTGGTGCCCTCGGCACGCTCTGGGTCGGTCTGTTCGACGTCGAGAGCGGGCTGGTCTACGGCGGCGGTCCCGACCTCTTCCTCTCCCAGCTGATCGGCGTCGTATCGGTGACGGCGTTCGTCGGGCTGGCCACAGCCGGTCTGTTCCTGGCCCTGAAGGCCACGATGGGTCTCCGGGTCTCCGAGCAGGAGGAGTACGACGGCCTCGACATCCACGAGCACGGCGTCTACGGCTACCCCGAACTTGCCCTGGGCGCCCAGGCGTTCCCGGCCGGTGTCAGCCATGAGCCGATCGGGGAACAAGCCCACTAG
- a CDS encoding ABC transporter ATP-binding protein produces the protein MPPTPAVRLAGVVKRFGDLTALDHLDLEVAPGLCFGLLGPNGAGKSTLMSLLTGAAVATAGTVEVLGLPVPASARTARRRTGLVPQLDNLDGEITCRDNLEVYARLYGVPRAQRRQAITESLELARLTEKAGNHVEELSGGMRRRLLIARGLLHQPDLVLMDEPTVGLDPQIRQDLWQTILDVRARGATIVLTTHYIEEAERLCDEVAVIHRGRLLDLGSPAELIKRHVGTEIVVEIHGEAERRDRVAALVSRHGLASRPAGTSVALFTDSVERLADIGVASDDIRHRTRRPANLEDVFVTLTGDSL, from the coding sequence ATGCCCCCCACGCCAGCTGTTCGGCTTGCGGGCGTGGTCAAACGATTCGGCGACCTGACCGCCCTGGACCACCTGGACCTCGAGGTCGCGCCCGGCTTGTGCTTCGGCCTGCTCGGACCCAACGGTGCCGGGAAGTCGACACTCATGTCGCTGCTGACCGGCGCTGCCGTCGCCACGGCTGGCACTGTGGAGGTCCTTGGTCTGCCCGTCCCGGCCTCGGCGCGCACCGCCAGGCGGCGAACGGGGCTGGTGCCCCAACTCGACAATCTCGACGGGGAGATCACCTGCCGGGACAACCTGGAGGTGTACGCCCGGCTCTACGGGGTCCCCCGGGCGCAGCGGCGGCAGGCCATCACCGAGAGCCTGGAGCTCGCCCGCCTCACCGAGAAGGCGGGCAACCACGTCGAGGAGCTCTCCGGCGGCATGCGACGACGGCTGCTGATCGCCCGCGGTCTGCTGCACCAACCTGATCTGGTCCTGATGGACGAGCCGACGGTCGGACTGGATCCGCAGATCAGACAGGATCTGTGGCAGACCATCCTGGACGTGCGGGCCCGCGGCGCGACGATCGTGCTGACCACCCACTACATCGAGGAGGCCGAACGCCTCTGCGACGAGGTGGCGGTCATCCATCGGGGCAGGCTGCTCGATCTGGGCTCACCAGCCGAGCTGATCAAGCGCCACGTCGGCACCGAGATCGTGGTGGAGATCCACGGCGAGGCGGAGCGCCGCGACCGGGTGGCGGCTCTCGTGAGCAGGCACGGGCTCGCAAGCCGGCCCGCCGGCACCAGCGTGGCGCTGTTCACCGACTCTGTGGAGCGCCTGGCCGACATCGGCGTGGCATCCGACGACATTCGGCACCGCACCCGTCGGCCGGCCAATCTCGAGGACGTGTTCGTGACCCTGACCGGAGACTCGTTGTGA
- the panB gene encoding 3-methyl-2-oxobutanoate hydroxymethyltransferase, whose protein sequence is MSVHAPPPATGRQYSIQDLQGFADRGEKFAMLTAYDYTSAQMLEDADIPIILVGDSLGMVMLGYDSTVPVTMDEMIHHTKAVRRGNGRAVIIGDMPFGSYQGDQDTAVANAVRFLKDGGATGVKLEGPRVELTRRLVDMGVPVLAHLGLTPQSVNQLGGYKVQGRDEETAHRMVTDAKALEAAGAFGLVLEAVPSAVGKDVTEALSIPTIGIGAGGDTTGQVLVFQDFLGMTKGRLPRFVKPYANLREQVVAAAKTFASEVSSGAYPGPEHQY, encoded by the coding sequence ATGAGCGTGCATGCACCACCCCCCGCCACGGGGCGCCAGTACTCGATCCAGGACCTGCAGGGGTTCGCCGACCGGGGGGAGAAGTTCGCCATGTTGACGGCGTACGACTACACCTCCGCCCAGATGCTCGAGGACGCCGACATCCCGATCATCCTCGTCGGGGATTCGCTCGGCATGGTGATGCTGGGCTATGACTCCACGGTCCCCGTGACCATGGACGAGATGATCCATCACACCAAGGCGGTCCGTCGCGGCAACGGTAGAGCCGTCATCATCGGGGACATGCCGTTCGGCAGCTACCAGGGCGACCAGGACACGGCCGTCGCCAACGCCGTCCGGTTCCTGAAGGACGGGGGCGCCACCGGCGTGAAGCTCGAGGGGCCGCGCGTCGAGCTGACGCGTCGACTGGTCGACATGGGTGTGCCGGTCCTGGCGCATCTGGGCCTCACCCCCCAGAGCGTCAACCAGCTGGGCGGCTACAAGGTGCAGGGACGCGACGAGGAGACGGCACACCGGATGGTGACCGACGCCAAGGCGTTGGAGGCCGCCGGTGCGTTCGGCCTGGTGCTGGAGGCCGTGCCCTCGGCCGTGGGCAAAGACGTCACCGAAGCCCTTTCGATCCCCACGATCGGCATCGGCGCCGGTGGGGACACCACCGGGCAGGTGCTCGTCTTCCAGGACTTCCTGGGGATGACGAAGGGCCGCCTGCCACGCTTCGTCAAGCCCTACGCGAATCTGCGGGAGCAGGTCGTGGCGGCCGCGAAGACCTTCGCCTCGGAGGTGTCCTCGGGTGCCTACCCGGGCCCGGAGCACCAGTACTGA
- a CDS encoding pyridoxamine 5'-phosphate oxidase family protein, whose protein sequence is MVQRSVDRQHRPVPDGRGEPSSNRVKVRRDTTYRGRYDRETINAILDATPFCHLAYVHDGHPVVIPTLQVRLEDDLYLHASSGSRIGLEAGTPWPISVSVTLLDGIVVARSGFHHSINYRSVVVLGDAALVTDPAEKLRALDATVDHVLPGRSAEVRPPTDRELIATAVARLPLAESSAKLRQGPPKDEPEDIGLPIWAGVVPMRTVFGPPEDSPDLPDGVPVPPSVDGLLEQT, encoded by the coding sequence ATGGTCCAACGCAGCGTCGACCGACAGCATCGACCCGTGCCCGACGGGCGGGGTGAGCCGTCCAGCAACCGGGTGAAGGTTCGCCGCGACACGACCTACCGGGGCCGCTACGACCGCGAGACGATCAACGCGATCCTGGACGCCACGCCGTTCTGTCACCTGGCCTACGTCCACGACGGCCACCCGGTGGTGATCCCCACGCTGCAGGTCCGGCTGGAGGACGATCTGTACCTGCACGCCTCCAGCGGGAGCCGCATCGGACTGGAGGCCGGTACGCCCTGGCCGATCTCGGTCAGCGTGACGCTGCTGGACGGGATCGTCGTCGCCCGCTCCGGCTTCCATCACTCCATCAACTACCGGTCGGTGGTGGTGCTGGGCGATGCCGCTCTGGTCACCGATCCGGCTGAGAAGCTGCGGGCACTGGACGCGACCGTCGATCACGTGCTGCCAGGCCGATCGGCGGAGGTCCGCCCGCCGACCGATCGTGAACTGATCGCCACGGCCGTGGCCCGCCTTCCCCTCGCGGAGTCCTCCGCCAAGCTCCGGCAGGGGCCTCCCAAGGACGAGCCCGAGGACATCGGTCTGCCCATCTGGGCCGGGGTGGTGCCGATGCGCACCGTGTTCGGACCCCCGGAGGACTCGCCCGACCTGCCGGACGGCGTACCGGTCCCACCCTCGGTCGACGGCCTGCTCGAGCAGACGTAG
- a CDS encoding glutamine synthetase family protein, translating to MDRQQEYVLRTIDERNIGFVRLWFTDVLGSLKSVAITESEVEGAFTEGIGFDGSSVDGFARVQESDMLARPDASTFQVLPWKEGDPGVARMFCDIHTPHGEPFAADPRAVLRRNLDRASELGFSFYVHPEMEFFLFKGADDPTPLDRGGYFDLTPNEVQSDFRRQAITTLEAMGVSVEYSHHEVAPSQHEIDLRYADALSMADNLMTYRHVIKQTAMRNGVHASFMPKPLTDEWGSSMHTHLSLFDGDANAFHDGDDPYHLSPTARRFMAGMLVHAREITAVTCQWVNSYKRLVPGFEAPVHVSWGRHNRSSLIRIPRYKPNKSSSTRIEYRAPDPACNPYLAFAVMLAAGLKGIEEGYELPPEAEDNIYEMTDAERRAADIESLPTSLDEALRAMEGSELVAEALGEHVFDFFLRNKWREWNEYRGQVTPFELERYLPTL from the coding sequence ATGGACCGCCAGCAGGAGTACGTGCTTCGCACCATCGACGAGCGCAACATCGGCTTCGTCCGCCTCTGGTTCACCGACGTGCTGGGATCCCTCAAGTCGGTCGCCATCACCGAGTCCGAGGTCGAGGGTGCCTTCACCGAGGGGATCGGGTTCGATGGCAGCTCGGTCGACGGGTTCGCTCGGGTCCAGGAGAGCGACATGCTCGCGCGGCCGGACGCCTCCACCTTCCAGGTCCTGCCCTGGAAGGAAGGCGACCCCGGTGTCGCCCGGATGTTTTGCGACATCCACACCCCGCACGGAGAGCCGTTCGCGGCTGACCCGAGGGCCGTCCTCCGCCGCAACCTCGACCGGGCGAGCGAACTCGGCTTCAGCTTCTACGTCCATCCCGAGATGGAGTTCTTCCTCTTCAAGGGTGCTGATGACCCAACGCCGCTCGACCGAGGCGGGTACTTCGACCTGACCCCCAACGAGGTGCAGTCGGACTTCCGCCGTCAGGCCATCACCACCCTCGAAGCCATGGGCGTCAGCGTCGAGTACTCCCACCACGAGGTGGCACCGTCCCAGCACGAGATCGACCTGCGCTACGCCGATGCGCTCAGCATGGCCGACAACCTCATGACCTACCGGCACGTGATCAAGCAGACGGCCATGCGCAACGGCGTCCACGCCAGCTTCATGCCGAAGCCGCTGACGGACGAGTGGGGCAGCTCCATGCACACCCACCTGTCGCTGTTCGACGGCGACGCCAACGCCTTCCACGACGGCGACGACCCCTACCACCTCTCACCGACCGCCCGCCGATTCATGGCGGGCATGCTCGTCCACGCCCGGGAGATCACGGCTGTGACCTGCCAGTGGGTCAACTCCTACAAGCGCCTGGTCCCAGGATTCGAGGCGCCGGTCCACGTGTCCTGGGGTCGCCACAATCGCTCCTCGCTCATTCGGATTCCGCGCTACAAGCCGAACAAGAGCAGCTCGACGCGGATCGAGTACCGGGCCCCCGACCCTGCCTGCAACCCCTACCTGGCGTTCGCGGTCATGCTGGCAGCCGGGCTCAAGGGGATCGAGGAGGGGTACGAGCTACCCCCGGAGGCCGAGGACAACATCTACGAGATGACCGACGCCGAGCGGCGGGCCGCTGACATCGAGAGCCTGCCCACCTCGCTCGACGAGGCCCTCCGGGCGATGGAGGGGTCGGAGTTGGTGGCGGAGGCGCTGGGTGAGCACGTCTTCGACTTCTTCCTGCGCAACAAGTGGCGTGAGTGGAACGAGTACCGCGGACAGGTGACGCCGTTCGAGCTGGAGCGGTACCTCCCCACGCTGTAG
- a CDS encoding ammonium transporter — MRKKVLIASTAALAGLMLFASPAAAADAAFLEVEDAQQVQNNLDVLYYMVAAGLVFWMQAGFSMLESGMTGSKNAANIMMKNMADACFGILAFFLIGFGLMYGSSVGGFIGSDTFALSAGSYSDAGINGDPFLAVDFLFQAVFAATAATIVSGGIAGRMKFSGYIVVTLVMTTLIYPIVGHWKWGGGWLDSLGFYDFAGSTLVHMTGGVAALVIAGILGPRMGKFSADGKPRAIPGHSMPLATLGMFALFWGWFGFNGGSVLAADGALVAPVLLTTTLAGCAGGATAMVFTWVRYGKPDASMTINGVLGGLVGITAGADQVGMLAAITIGVIAGVVVAISVPMVDKMKIDDAVGAFSVHGAAGAWGTLAVGIYANTGEDGLTGIWHGGGAGLLVDQLVGVVAVAAFVGVASAILAFGLKAAGLLRVSEEEEIEGLDIHEHGMYGYPEAALGAAAYPRGPVTSPTGEVKVG, encoded by the coding sequence TTGCGCAAGAAAGTACTGATCGCCAGCACGGCCGCACTTGCCGGTCTGATGCTGTTCGCAAGTCCGGCCGCTGCCGCGGACGCGGCCTTCTTGGAGGTCGAAGACGCCCAGCAGGTCCAGAACAACCTGGATGTCCTGTACTACATGGTCGCGGCGGGCCTGGTCTTCTGGATGCAGGCGGGCTTCTCCATGCTCGAGTCGGGGATGACCGGCTCCAAGAACGCCGCCAACATCATGATGAAGAACATGGCGGATGCCTGCTTCGGCATCCTGGCCTTCTTCCTCATCGGCTTCGGGCTGATGTACGGCAGCAGCGTCGGTGGGTTCATCGGCAGCGACACCTTCGCCCTCTCGGCCGGCTCGTACAGCGACGCAGGCATCAACGGTGACCCGTTCCTCGCGGTCGACTTCCTGTTCCAGGCGGTGTTCGCCGCCACCGCAGCGACGATCGTGTCCGGTGGCATCGCCGGCCGGATGAAGTTCAGCGGCTACATCGTCGTCACCCTGGTGATGACCACGCTCATCTACCCGATCGTCGGACACTGGAAGTGGGGCGGCGGGTGGCTGGACAGCCTGGGCTTCTACGACTTCGCCGGCTCCACGCTGGTGCACATGACCGGTGGTGTCGCCGCGCTGGTGATCGCCGGGATCCTCGGACCCCGCATGGGCAAGTTCAGCGCAGACGGCAAGCCGCGCGCCATCCCCGGACACTCGATGCCGCTGGCCACACTGGGCATGTTCGCCCTCTTCTGGGGCTGGTTCGGGTTCAACGGTGGCTCCGTGCTCGCCGCTGACGGTGCGCTGGTCGCACCGGTGCTGCTGACCACAACCCTTGCCGGCTGCGCCGGCGGCGCGACCGCGATGGTGTTCACCTGGGTCCGCTACGGCAAGCCGGACGCCTCGATGACCATCAACGGGGTCCTCGGCGGTCTGGTCGGGATCACCGCGGGTGCGGACCAGGTCGGCATGCTGGCCGCCATCACGATCGGTGTCATCGCCGGTGTTGTGGTTGCCATCTCTGTCCCCATGGTCGACAAGATGAAGATCGACGACGCCGTCGGTGCCTTCAGCGTGCACGGTGCCGCCGGCGCCTGGGGCACCCTGGCCGTCGGGATCTACGCCAACACCGGTGAGGACGGCCTGACTGGCATCTGGCACGGCGGAGGCGCGGGTCTCCTGGTCGACCAGCTCGTCGGCGTCGTCGCTGTGGCTGCGTTCGTCGGTGTCGCCTCCGCGATCCTCGCCTTCGGTCTCAAGGCAGCCGGTCTGCTGCGGGTCTCCGAGGAGGAGGAGATCGAGGGCCTGGACATCCACGAGCACGGGATGTACGGCTACCCCGAAGCTGCACTGGGCGCTGCGGCCTACCCCCGCGGTCCGGTCACCTCGCCGACCGGTGAGGTGAAGGTGGGGTAA
- a CDS encoding superoxide dismutase family protein, which translates to MTAIRAAALLLVLMMLAAACAADDDSGEDSAAVEPTEEAMDDEAMDDEAMDDEAMDDEAMDDEAMEDMDAEGSEMAMDEMDMEEGEHDGHDMEGMDMGDPDATPADELTDAQLSSGDFTVLDSAPEGYDGSSGQAFLATNEDGTTATLYASGLPADTEHVAHIHAQSCDDENGGPHFKFDPDGSDVPPNEIHLNFTSDADGEGMMTATNEMVVDDGARSLVIHPADLPDNRALCADFG; encoded by the coding sequence ATGACCGCGATCCGAGCCGCAGCCCTGCTGCTGGTGCTCATGATGCTGGCCGCCGCCTGCGCCGCCGATGACGACAGCGGCGAGGACAGCGCCGCCGTCGAACCCACCGAGGAGGCGATGGATGACGAAGCCATGGATGACGAAGCCATGGATGACGAAGCCATGGATGACGAGGCCATGGATGACGAGGCCATGGAAGACATGGACGCCGAGGGCTCTGAGATGGCCATGGACGAGATGGACATGGAGGAGGGGGAGCACGACGGGCACGACATGGAGGGGATGGACATGGGTGACCCGGACGCCACGCCGGCTGACGAACTGACGGACGCCCAACTCTCCAGCGGGGACTTCACGGTGCTCGACAGTGCTCCGGAGGGTTACGACGGCTCCTCCGGCCAGGCGTTCCTGGCCACCAACGAAGACGGCACCACGGCGACCCTGTACGCCTCGGGTCTGCCCGCCGACACCGAGCACGTCGCCCACATCCACGCCCAGTCGTGTGACGACGAGAACGGCGGTCCGCACTTCAAGTTCGACCCGGATGGCTCCGACGTCCCGCCGAACGAAATCCACCTGAACTTCACCAGCGACGCCGATGGTGAGGGCATGATGACGGCCACCAATGAGATGGTGGTCGACGATGGCGCCCGCTCGCTGGTCATCCACCCGGCGGACCTCCCGGACAACCGTGCCCTCTGCGCCGACTTCGGGTAG
- the dtd gene encoding D-aminoacyl-tRNA deacylase, with translation MRVVLQRVTHASVVVDGRTTGAIEQGLMVLVGVGHDSTDADARWLATKVEGLRVFSDEAGKMNRSVADVGGGVLAISQFTLYGTAQKGRRPSFVDAAPPAEGERLYEVFCDALTVPVGRGVFGADMQITMTADGPVTLTVESHGRR, from the coding sequence ATGCGCGTCGTCCTGCAGCGGGTCACTCACGCCTCGGTCGTCGTCGACGGCCGTACCACCGGCGCCATCGAGCAGGGCTTGATGGTGCTGGTCGGCGTCGGCCACGACTCGACGGACGCCGATGCCCGCTGGCTGGCCACGAAGGTGGAGGGGCTGCGGGTCTTCAGCGACGAGGCCGGCAAGATGAACCGGTCCGTCGCCGACGTCGGTGGCGGCGTGCTGGCCATCAGCCAGTTCACGCTGTACGGCACCGCGCAGAAGGGTCGGCGACCGTCATTCGTCGACGCCGCACCACCGGCCGAGGGGGAGCGGCTGTACGAGGTCTTCTGCGACGCCCTCACCGTTCCGGTCGGCCGTGGCGTCTTCGGCGCCGACATGCAGATCACCATGACCGCCGACGGTCCGGTCACCCTGACGGTGGAGTCGCACGGACGGCGATGA